The Oncorhynchus tshawytscha isolate Ot180627B linkage group LG16, Otsh_v2.0, whole genome shotgun sequence nucleotide sequence TCTCCTCCAGTCGACGTTGCCTCTGCAGGTCCATGTTCCGACTCAGGATGTTGGTCATGGTCATCCTTGGGCCGGCCAGTTCAAAGCCGTAGCCCAGCTTCAGCAACCTGGTGTTGTTTCTCAATACATTGgccatctccatctctgtcttgCCTCCACAGATGTGTCGCTGGTTGTGGAAGCGCAGTTCAGTGATGGTTACATTTTTCTCTAAGGCGTGTACCACGGCCAAAATTCCCTTGCCAGTGAGGTGGTTGGAGTCAAGGATGACGTTGGTCAGAGACGTGTTGTTCCGCAGAGTGCCAGCAATGGCATAAGCCACATGGTCGTCAGCTCGGGTGTTGGCTAAAGCAAACGTCTTGacatgtgtgttgtgttgtagtgccTCTGCAAACTGGATGAGGGTGTGGGTCTTGATGACGTCTGAGTTGTTGACATTGAGCTCAGTCATTAAAGGGTCGTCTTTTCTGACATGCTCCAGGAGCTCATCAAACATGCTGGCCTCCTCGTCCCCCTCGCCTCCCTCCATGACTTCACCAGCTGAGCGTTCTTCCCTACTACTGTTCTCTAGGTTTACGTTGCTGGCTTTACTGTTTTTATTAGGAGTCCTTTCTGTCTTCTTTTcactgtctatctgtgtctcatCCTGGACTCTACTTGGTTTCCTGTGTGATTTGGTGTTTTCGCTATCTTTGTCCTTCTCATTATTCCTCTTTTCCATCACCTCAGTACCCCTGAGTTCTTTCTGCTTTTCCTCTACTTTAGAGAAAATTCCTCTTGCGATCTTGCTATCCTTCATTTTTTTAggtttttctttcttctctttctccttagTATCGTCTTTATCAGCATGCCCTTGAAGCTTTGAAATCAGATCCTTGGTTTTAGAGACTGTCTTTTTTCTGATATCTTTTTGCTCCTTTTCTTTTGTATcttctttttttgtttgtaattTTGAGATAAGATCAAGTGTTTTGTTACTACCCTTCTCCTTGTTTATGCACTCCTCCTTTTTCTCATTTTCTTCAACCTGTACTTCATTGCTTTTTTCAACAATCTTATCTTCCTTTTTTTCATGGTCTTTGTCCTCATCTCCCCCTAACCTACTATGTGGCCTTTCCTCatttccctctccactccctccctcacccttcaAGTTCTTGCTCTGAGGTTTTTCCTCTTCGTCCTTGGATATGTCCTCCTTAGGGGTCTCCACAGCAGAGAAGTTTAGGTCCATGACATCCTGGTCATCCTGGTCATCTGACTTGAAGTAGAAGAAACTATCACAgctcttccccatcttcttcagGCGTTCCCGTTTCACTCTGTCAGTTGTTGGCTCCTTCAGTATCAAGAACATAAGAAAGATAGTTGCATTTATCATACaagcccacatgaaaaaatactatagtatactatggtataaatagtatagtattcactgtagtgtttttttaagtctgcaaaaacactattgtaaataatgtagtatttacagttcACTTTAGTGTAAATACTGTTGTAAAATAACTGtagtatatgtagtatataatatagtaatgaatgtagtatttactgtagtgttttgcagactgtactataccgtagtatttactgtagtgtttttgtggacattactgtagtgtttttgttttattatcttcgACATAGAAATGGAATCTTTGTCCTTCAGGAGATCTACTGGAGAAATAGttagagcttctgctcttttctataacctgtagggatACAATttatggtctatacttggcatgtagatTTTCCACTTAAGGATGTAACAAATTGCAGTATGGGGTAGGGGAATAGATATACGCAAATTAAATAATGAAGTATTTACTACAGTTAAaaaagtgtttttgcagactgaagtgtttttgtggacattactgataatactgtatatttacaaCATTCTAATAAGCACTACACatgatcaagggatactacagtgtgtaatatagtattctacagtatactacacatTTTCTAGTAAGCAATTCACGATgtagggaaggaaagggaaagggggaaacctagtcagttgtacaactgaatgcatacaaatgtgtcttctgcatttaacccagccCCTCTGAATTGCTAGTGTGTAGTCTAGTATTCATTATTTAATAAAGAATGTAACATCTATGTATGTTTTTGTAAGTTTGGAAATATTTTCAGAATGCATCTGGAATGTTTATGTCCTTAACAGCCTACGTAAAACCGATGGAACATTGCCTCTACGAGCACCATCTGTTTGTTTTGTAAAATTTTATATTTTGCATATAGGAATCAGGGTTTTTGCATCCCTTACAGGCTGAAACGTCTGTAGGGATCTGTAAGCCACTGTGTAAGTAACTCTGGCAGATGTTTCCTTAAAAGGCAGTATAGGTCAGAGCGAGAGGAGCGTTCGCTCTGGAATTTAATTTGTCTTAGAACTGGACCCAGCATGCCAGCATTAACAAGACTCATTATTCTATGAGCCTGTCTCTTACCCTTTTCACCAAAACCAGATTTCAAGGGGCTTTATGAAAACACCATACAGAAGGTCTACACCACAGAGGCCCATGTACAGCTTTGTAGGATGGATCATTTAGTATTTATAACTAATTATGTAGCAGTCTAGTTAACATTTGAATAGCTAGAATCACATATCCTGCTATTTATACATGGCATGGTATAGTGGTCAATATACTTGTCAATGAAATACATTTAGATCCTGAGATAGCACATGTAAAATCAATTACATACAGTCAAAATAATTTTATTCCCACAAATACACACTCGGACTCAAAATCCCAGTAATCACATAACACCTTCATCACATTACTTGTTGCAAAGTAATGAAAACACTGAAGACACTCCGAGTCTTGTTTGTGTGCTGAAAATAAAATCTCAAGATTATGTAGTGTCTTTTTTCTTTAGGGCTCCATGGGCTCATTTGTTTATAATAAAAATTGCACTGCCTAGCAACTGTTCAGAGGGATGATTTTGCCTGTTCAAACTGGGTCTTCTGTACCCCTGCTCTGGATCCTTTTCAAACAACAAGACATCTCATTAGTCTCTACACACAAGACTGTTTCAACAGGGCTTATGTTTCCTTACCGGCCAGCTGTTGGAGCCTATATCCAACAGCTGGGTGCCAACATACATTAACAGATAAGCTCAGTGTCTAAGCTTCTTTATTATTATTAGGATATCACTGTGGCATTTTAAAACAAATTAACTCTATGAAATAGTGGTATTGTCACAGTCAAGATCTGAGACCTGTGTGGTTATCTCATATTTACTTTCATGAAAAAACAACCTAATATAGGATTACACCCTGATCATTACAGCATGATCATACATCTGTCTGTATCCCCACTTTCTGTTGAACTCCatacaattattatttatttatttccagaAGAGACAGAAGTTATATTTTAAGTTCGTGAAACATTGCCCACAATAGTATCTTCATCTGCCTGATAACCCCCATCATCCCTGATGTTGAATCCTGAAATCACTGCACCATGTCTGGAAGCCAGGGTCCTGATATACTTGGGCACTTTAATAAACTGTCAAATTGGTACTTGAAGTATTCGATTGACAGCTACATCTAGGCTACACTATTCATACTGTAATAACACCTCTTCAGGGTTCAAACAGCAAGAAACTCCAACTATTGCATTTGTTTTCTTGGTTAGAAACGGTCCTTTACGTACAGTTAACAATGACATTGGCGGAAACAGTGTCACCATACCTCAAAGGACAGCTCCCTTTGAATGAGTTTCTTGGTTTCGCGCTCACAGTAGTCAAGCATTGCCCCCCTATTGTATTTTATTGACGGCTGCTTGTCTGTCTGGTTCTTCTGCCGGAGTCCGACTGGCACAGTTGGATCCGGGTCAATAACGGTCAGTTCGCTCTGCAGCTCTTCCACCTCCGCGAGTGTCAGAGCGGCTAACAGGTTGTCAATATCGGAGTCCTCCTCACTCTCGGCGGGGCGTTGATTCCGCACTTTCCTCCTCGACATTATTTCCCACAAAAATGTCCTGTTGCGCAACTCGATGAGTAATTTGCACTGCTGGTCTCAAAAATACCTTTGACAATAATAGTTGTATTATATTGGTACACTAAGTTCAGGTTCATTGACCTCACCAGTATCTATTTGAAATGGGATTTCAATGCGATTGAAATAGTTTGGACAAAGAGAGGGTACTGGCCTATCAGACTGCCTGGACCGCCTCTCAGAAGAACTGTTTAGCTCAATGCCCAATTTGAGATCAGAGCACTGGAGCTGGACTGAAGCCATATGACAACACAAGCGAAAAATGCAAAATGACAGTTATTAATCGTCTCTATGCTGTATGGCCCCATTATAAGAATGATTGTACATGTCATCAAAAGAGAATTATACTTTTGTAGCCTATTAtgtcaatgcaaatgtatttcaGATTCTTTAAATCAGAGCTTGACCAAACACTAAGTACCCTCATGCATTCATTATGTAATAAGCCTGCTTTTATGAGTTTTTACTACATGCTATAGTGTTGATATGAGGTCATCCAGTGGTGGACCAAATGAAAATATGAAAACCTTCCCTTTGCTATTAgaacaaaaatgtttttattcCACAATATAAACTGCAATGTCAAActacccctctcccttccttcccaaAGTAACCCACCCAAGCACATATGTGGCAGTTGATAGGGTTCCTTCTGTCTGCTACATTACTAGTCCACAACTGTAACTTACCCTACAGCATATACACTTTGTTTCTGTACATCAAACCATTGCTAAAAGCACCAACACATAGTTCAGAGGAGACCAACCCATTGAAATCAATTCAGACAAACATTATTCCTCAGATAAATAAAACAGTCTACCAAAATTTTCTGAATAATTATATTATTCAGATGCATGTACTAAGCACTGGGTTTCCTGAAAAATACAGTTCTTTCTATtacattatttatatatttttttaagggggagggggaagaaggggACCTTAACCCACATTCTCTGAGTCTCTGGTTTTGTATGCAAGGAAGTTCcatgtacaatatactgtattataaactgggtagtttgggtcctgaatgctgattggctgagagcagtggtatatcagacatAAAAACtaggtggttcaagccctgaatgctgattggctgaaagccgtgatATCTCATACAATATACCACTGGTATGACACAAAATTACTCATTTACTGTTCTagctaattacattggtaaccagtttataataccaATAagacacctcaggggtttgtggtatatggccaatataccacggctaagagctgtatacaggcactccacattgcgtcatgcataagaacagcccttagccattgtatattggccatataccacaccccctttgaTCTTTACAGGGTAACTTATTGTTTGACTCCTTTGCGCCACCcaatgcaatggaaacccatgAAGCACACTGATCCACATTCTGTCACAACAACCAACAGATCAGAGGAGGAAAGAAAAAtaggtaaaatacaaaaaaagtaacCAAGCAGTATAGTTCTGGACAACAACCCAATAAAGAGCAGATAGCACCGTTGTTACAAAGGGGATGGGGACATGAAGGGCTGGGTTGGGGGGTATGAGGGCAGGGTCTGTGACACATCCTGACTTGTGTGACTGAGTTGCTAATGGAGTAAACTCCCCATCCAGTCCCTCCTCATTTCCTCAGCGACCATCGCTTattgtgcagttgtcacacacaTAGTCTTCTTTCTCAGCCAGCTCAGCTGTCACACCCACACAGACCTGGTGGAACCACTGGTTACAGCTGCCATCACACTGGACCCAGTCGACCTGAAATAAATCAAAAGGCCAAATAAATCTCAAATAAAATCTAACCCAAGTGACATAAGTCAGGCAAGGAACTGAACATTCAGTACATTTTACAATCTCTTCTACAAACAAACTGCTAGGcattctgtccctgtctcctttaTTTAAACACCAACACTCTACTAGTCATTCAATAAGGTTGTCAGTTAAAGTATTGCTTATCTTTTATTGTTATCTTGTCAGTGAGTGATTTATCAAAAAAGTTAAACTGACCTCATCTCCTTCAGGTTGCTGGCATCCCTCTGCTGGACACATCTCCTCTTCAGAGTCATCTGACTGGGAGAAGTCGGAGTGAGACGAGGAGGTCGACGCCGCCTTGCGTTCCAGGTTCTTGTCTTTGTTAAttttctgtctcttgttctggaGCTTCTTGGCCTTGTCCCTGCGCTCTGGCTCTACAGCCTCCCTCTCCAGGCGTCGCTTAGCCTTCTTCTCTGCTCCGTTCACTCCTTCCTTTATCAACCCATCCTGAAGAGATTAAAAACACCTCTTAAACTAAGTAAAATGTATTTCTTCTTTTCAACAGTCGTGATACCGTCGTAACAGTAATAAACCAATACTTGTCAATAATacaaatacatacagttgaagtctgaagtgtACTTataccgtagccaaatacatttaaactcagtttttcacaattcctgacatttaatcctagtcaaacttccctgtcttaggtcagttaggatcaccactttattttaagaatgtgaaatgtcagaataatagtagagagaattatttatttccgcttttatttctttcatcacattcctagtgggtcagaagtttacatacactcaattagtatttggtagcattgcctttaaattgtttaacttgggtcaaatgttttgggtatccttccacaagcttcccacaataagttgggtgaattttggcacattcctcctgacagagctggtgtaactgagtcaagtttgttggcctccttgcgcgcacacgctttttcagttctgcccacaaattttctaaaggattgaggtcagggatttgtgatggccgccccattaccttgactttgttgtccttaagccattttgccacaactttggaagtatgcttggggtcattgtccattttgaagacccatttgcgactaagctttaacttcctgactgacatcttgagatgttgcgtcaatatatccacacaatttctccctcatgatgccatctattttgtgaagggcaccagtcccccctgcagcaaagcaccccacaacatgatgctaccacctccgtgcttcacggatgggatggtgttctccggctGGCAAgcctcctctttttcctccaagcataacgatggtcattgacttatttattgtgttattggcatgtttattgtttattccatgttattgcatgtgtaactctgtgttgttttctgtgtcacactgctttgctttagaacttgttctcaactagcctacctggttaaataaaggtgaaatatttgtatttattaaaaaaaggtcattatggccaaacagttctatttttgtttcatcagaccagaggacatttctccaaaaagtacaatctt carries:
- the LOC112216194 gene encoding leiomodin-1, with the translated sequence MSRRKVRNQRPAESEEDSDIDNLLAALTLAEVEELQSELTVIDPDPTVPVGLRQKNQTDKQPSIKYNRGAMLDYCERETKKLIQRELSFEEPTTDRVKRERLKKMGKSCDSFFYFKSDDQDDQDVMDLNFSAVETPKEDISKDEEEKPQSKNLKGEGGSGEGNEERPHSRLGGDEDKDHEKKEDKIVEKSNEVQVEENEKKEECINKEKGSNKTLDLISKLQTKKEDTKEKEQKDIRKKTVSKTKDLISKLQGHADKDDTKEKEKKEKPKKMKDSKIARGIFSKVEEKQKELRGTEVMEKRNNEKDKDSENTKSHRKPSRVQDETQIDSEKKTERTPNKNSKASNVNLENSSREERSAGEVMEGGEGDEEASMFDELLEHVRKDDPLMTELNVNNSDVIKTHTLIQFAEALQHNTHVKTFALANTRADDHVAYAIAGTLRNNTSLTNVILDSNHLTGKGILAVVHALEKNVTITELRFHNQRHICGGKTEMEMANVLRNNTRLLKLGYGFELAGPRMTMTNILSRNMDLQRQRRLEEKKQAQAQQSQLPQPYQPTRQTPQPQTNTKKNTLPLGKFSCEPSTQPQSKSVGETKRTGNLLKTSPFLSPPNPSPEPFHKGSSKAVGKLNPKAWGSRSGPGSTTPPPQAGDGVSGPGSTPPPPQALKAGRSGPAPPPPPAPVLEGLRKALMPASQRKLNGQTSRHGERNTRDQLLDSIRNSTLKALKKVDVPKLLQ